TTGcttttttgtggtttttgtatgagtaaaatacactcacccctctcaagatttgtgagaataacacttagcttcattcttatccaaaatatgcacttcaccccaataataatctcacaattacacttaactcaattcttctctaaattctacactccaccccaccccctttaacaccatccaaaagatgctaacggaatattcttttaactcaaaattaattaatttaaatataaatacattacattatcttctaactaaataataaatatacatttttaaaaaaaaaaaaagtagcacgAGATAATCATTGCTCATTCAAGTAAACAAATCCTTGTTATTTGGAGGGCAGCACAAATGATTTACAATAAAGCATGTTCTGACCTTCTTGGTGTAATTCCAAATTCATAGAACTAGAACATTTCTTAAACGAGAACAACTTCTGTTTTACTTCTTCCGGATCTGAGTTACGTAGCTTCCAGCTAAGTTTGAAATCATCCTCTTCAAGGCAACAACATTTTCCATCACAAATTTAGCAAAACTTAACTCAATGTCAGaaccatcaaaactcaaaaactttaccactaagtttactaaaaaaatttgtCAATAAGTTTACTAAATTTTCAAAGTATAATTGTGCTATGACGATATGTGATTACCTTAGTTATTAGGTTGTATGAGCACTTAAGCACATGACATTTTAAGttctaaaatataagttgtttaaggttatacaTAGGTATTAAGAACtcatcatttgataaatattttgactgaaatactccatatttaaatttgagttatattagagagagaaatattttgaccataataaacatcaagtttaattattattttttatttggaggtatttaaaatattttataaatatttagaatatttacaaaattatagtacaattattatttggttagaggataatgtaatttatttatcatttatattttaattaattaatttgagttaaaggaatattccgttagcatcttttggatggtgttaaaggggtggggtgtagtgaagatttcagagaagaattgagctaagtgtaattatgagattattattggggtggagtgtatattttggataagaatggagttaagtgttattctcacaaacgttgaggggggtgagtgtattttactctttttgTATTCTTGTTTTATGCATGTGGGTGATTGAGTTTTTGTTTGCGATTCTTTTGTTGTGGCCTGGGTATCCGCCATCAATAGCGGTGACTAATCTCATTGTAGCAGATGGATCACGGTTCGTTTCGTGGATTTTGTAATTCTAGTTTTGTGCATGTGTTTCGATTTTCGTTGAACTCAACATGGATTCACATCGACCTCAACGTGACAAATTATAGCTTTTCTGTTAATATCTTGACATACGTAAAATTACATTTCCGTTTGCACAAACGCCATACGCAAATGTGATTTGACGTATCTCAAGTGTCAACATATTCAACTATAATTTTTCATGTGGATCGGAAATGAAAAATTTTACCACACTACATTCAACGTGAATCCACATCGAGTTTGGCGGAAATCTTAACACAAACCCTAATTGTCTTACATCTCAATTTTGGATAACCACGATTGAGATATGCTCACTCAAGGGCGGATCTAGGTGTTACACTATGAGGGCAAGTGCCTcacttgattttttaaaaaatcattaaaaaaaaattgagtagtaaaagtatgtggtttttgatGACCCGTTTGGTAAAAAATGTTCTCACTTGTGTTACACATtgttaaatgccctcacttatTTCCACATAGCTAAATGTCCTTTCTTGTGTTCTACATTGCTAAATATCCTCACTTAAGTAGTAAAAATATGTGGTTTTGATGGctcctttggtaaaaaatgtcctGCCTGTATCTCCTTTAGTAAACTATGCTCTcacttttaattatatatatatatatatatatattactctCACACCATCAAAATTCCCTGTGCTGAATGGTGACATCAGTCTTTTTGAAAACTGTACTTTCATTTTGGACCCAGTTTCACAAAATATTATGCTAATTTGCCATGCTTCCATTTACTGATTTCATACTTTCTTTTTGTATTGTGCACTTTTCAGCTACCTGGCAGGACTGACAATGAGATCAAGAACTTTTGGAACTGCCGGGTGAAAAAGCTTGAGAAAGCAGGGTTACCCCTTTATACCCCAGAAGCTCTTGCAAAAGCGGAAGTTTATCATCAGCAACAAAAGGAGGAGCAATTTCAGCAACTTCAACAGATATTGTCTTCGCCATTGTTTGCAGTCGATGATTATCTCAACAACCTTGGTGTTCTGCTGCCAAATCAGCCAACTGCTGCAAACCCTCTGGCAAACCACCTTGATCCTACTGAAAATTATTACTTCAGTCCATACccgccgtcgccgccaccaccgctgCCGCAGTTTGAGTTGCGTCTGTCCCCTGTTTCAGGATTGGGGTTCCATGTTTCTGCATTGAACCCGAGTTTTGCTTATGTAACAGGCTCGACCTCTGAGATATCTGCAACCATAACCGCCACACCTGATGGCCCTGTTACCCCCGTTTCATCCCATTCTAGTGAAATTGATGGCTGGTTTGAAGCTACAAGCAACATGGGCAATTACTATTATGAAGTTACTGCACCGTTCTTATCTCCTCCTCGTGCAGGAAACACTGGCTTGTTGGGTGATACGGTGCTTGATGCAAAGAATCTCTCTCGTAATAACAAGGGGAAGGCCATAATGGCTGATCAAGATGATGCCGATGAAGGAACTAGCAACACTGTGAAGAAGAACAATGCTGAAGCTACCAATGAGAACCAGAGCAGTGAGCTTAGCAATTTTCAATTCTCACCAGGTGAAATGAAActcttcattttaattttatgtttcatGAACTTTGTGGAATGTATTGCGTGCAACGACGgtaaccgcaatttaaaactctTGTTTCTAATTTGTAGGTGCAAATCCAATTGGAGATTATGATGAACTGTGTAgcttgatcaatttttcagcGCTGATCAAGAATTGCATGTCATGGCTTTTTGGAGATTCTGGGAGCAACAGCGACGTGTCTAAATAGATTGTGATAGTGATTTAGACATTTTGAAGGCCATAGATTATCTTAGTTTATAAGGGATAGATAGATGATAGTGCTTCATGATGCCAAGAAATTGTGCATCTAGTTATTTAGTTTATGGAGTTAATTAGAGTGATCATAGCACACCAGGACATGGATTTATTTGGATTGGTGTGGTTTGATTACTAGTTTTTTGCGGAGATTATACATTTtgaattaatgctttcagtttGGATTTTTCATGAGACAAAATTTTGAATAATCTCTTCCTGATGAGATGAGACTTCATTTCAGTTTGGGAGAAGCTTATTTTATATCAATTCTGAATTTTGAACTTTTAGAATAATAAATTTTAAGCACTACACCAGAAATTCCATTTTAAAGcgcttattttttcaatttaacaGCGCTTCATAAGCGCTGTAGCTTGTACCGCTGTAGTACTGTCAAGCGCTTTTTTTAACAAGCGCTGTAGAACATGAGACCTCCTACAACGTTTATTCCTGAAAGTGTGGTAGTATACCAGTATACTACAACATATTATTCGAAAAAGCGTTTTAGAATGTAATATTCTTCAACGCTTTATCTTAAAAAGCGCTGTAAGGTACGCATGTTGTACAGCGCTTTTGGAAAACAAACGCTGTATATCATATGATAGATTCTCCATACTAAAGCGCTTTTCCAAAAGAAACGCTATAGAACATGATATTCTACAacacttattttataaaagCATTTTAAAACATGATACCTTGTCAAAACACCTGTCAGGTTCTAACTTACCTCACAAAATTAACCAAATAAATTTTAAAGTACATAGAATATTTTTATCCAAGTGATTCTTAACAGACAAGACTACATCAACAAAGCAACAATAACAAACAACTTGGATCATCAACAAAGGATTATGAGAAAGTTTAGCAGCAAACCTTCTTTCAATACGTTAGTTTAGCTGTTCAATTCTTTGCGGGGGAATCTACAAAATAGCgacaaaaaaaagtttttttaaagGCAAAAATTCAGATAAATTAGCACAAGGAGTGTAAAACTCAAAtacaaattggaaaaaaaaaaaatgcaaccaAGCTACTTAGCCCAAACAGAACCAAGAAACTAAAAATGCAGaacaa
This portion of the Lotus japonicus ecotype B-129 chromosome 3, LjGifu_v1.2 genome encodes:
- the LOC130743935 gene encoding transcription factor MYB101-like — encoded protein: MAEKNSNTNEDGLRKGLWSIEEDMMLIEYVGRYGVDNWNDVQNNSGLLRCGQSCRLRWLNHLQPGIKKGAISDEEERTIMELHAMFGNKWAQMATQLPGRTDNEIKNFWNCRVKKLEKAGLPLYTPEALAKAEVYHQQQKEEQFQQLQQILSSPLFAVDDYLNNLGVLLPNQPTAANPLANHLDPTENYYFSPYPPSPPPPLPQFELRLSPVSGLGFHVSALNPSFAYVTGSTSEISATITATPDGPVTPVSSHSSEIDGWFEATSNMGNYYYEVTAPFLSPPRAGNTGLLGDTVLDAKNLSRNNKGKAIMADQDDADEGTSNTVKKNNAEATNENQSSELSNFQFSPGANPIGDYDELCSLINFSALIKNCMSWLFGDSGSNSDVSK